A single genomic interval of Staphylococcus hyicus harbors:
- the hemC gene encoding hydroxymethylbilane synthase: MRKLVVGSRRSQLALTQSKQFIDKLKAIDPSLDIEIKEIVTKGDQIVDRQLSKVGGKGLFVKEIQNELFKKNIDFAIHSLKDVPSVLPEGLVIGCIPDRESALDAYIAKNHIPLEKLPHGSIIGTSSLRRGAQIIAKYPHLKIKWIRGNIDTRLRKLNEDNYDAIILAAAGLKRMGWSDDIVTSYLDETLVLPAIGQGALGIECRADDEELLKLLQKVHNPDVAACVTAERTFLKEMDGSCQVPIAGYARMTTQGTMQFKGLIMSTDGQQRFEYEAEGKHPEDLGKQVSQQLKAQGADAIIQALNESH, from the coding sequence ATGCGTAAATTGGTCGTAGGCTCTAGACGAAGTCAGTTAGCTTTAACACAAAGTAAGCAATTCATAGATAAACTTAAAGCAATTGACCCCTCTTTAGATATTGAAATAAAAGAAATTGTTACAAAAGGGGATCAGATTGTAGATCGTCAATTGTCGAAAGTAGGGGGTAAAGGATTATTCGTAAAAGAAATTCAAAATGAACTCTTTAAAAAGAATATTGATTTTGCTATTCATTCGTTAAAAGATGTACCGAGTGTACTTCCTGAAGGTTTGGTAATTGGGTGTATTCCGGATAGAGAATCTGCTTTAGATGCATATATTGCCAAAAACCATATTCCACTTGAAAAGTTACCTCATGGAAGTATTATTGGGACGAGTTCATTGCGAAGAGGTGCGCAAATTATTGCAAAATATCCACATTTAAAAATTAAATGGATTCGTGGAAATATTGATACAAGATTACGCAAACTTAATGAAGATAACTATGATGCCATTATATTAGCTGCAGCTGGACTCAAAAGAATGGGTTGGTCAGATGATATTGTCACATCATATTTAGATGAAACTTTGGTACTGCCTGCTATTGGACAAGGTGCGTTAGGCATTGAATGCCGTGCTGATGATGAAGAATTACTCAAGTTACTTCAAAAAGTACATAACCCAGATGTTGCAGCTTGTGTGACTGCAGAACGTACATTTTTAAAGGAAATGGATGGTAGTTGTCAAGTACCTATCGCTGGGTATGCACGTATGACAACGCAAGGCACAATGCAATTTAAAGGATTGATTATGTCTACAGATGGTCAACAGCGTTTTGAATATGAAGCGGAAGGCAAACATCCTGAAGATTTAGGTAAACAAGTAAGTCAGCAACTTAAGGCGCAAGGTGCTGATGCAATTATTCAAGCTTTAAATGAATCACATTGA
- a CDS encoding uroporphyrinogen-III synthase, whose translation MKPIVLMTQTHTYEDARVRIRHLPFIKPVPLSFDERVLKSHYDWLIFTSKNAVNMFRPYLEHVHIKNIAGIGEKTKQYCDSIGLEVRFYPNDYSQEGFLKTHPIQKEDVVLMPSSIKARPLLTDSLISQGIQVTKIDLYDIQVVQTSVNCAVQAMNENQIDAITFASSSAAHAFFKTAPPKRTHFYYAIGEQTARTIQQYGHTCIKADQQTLESLITKIIEERSKT comes from the coding sequence ATGAAGCCCATTGTTTTGATGACGCAAACACATACATATGAAGACGCACGTGTAAGGATTAGACATTTACCGTTTATTAAACCTGTGCCGCTATCATTTGATGAACGTGTGTTAAAGTCTCATTATGATTGGCTTATTTTTACGTCTAAAAATGCTGTGAATATGTTTCGTCCATACTTGGAACATGTTCACATAAAAAACATCGCTGGAATTGGTGAAAAAACAAAACAATATTGTGATAGTATTGGATTAGAAGTCAGGTTTTATCCAAACGATTATTCACAAGAGGGTTTCTTGAAAACGCATCCAATTCAAAAAGAGGATGTTGTACTTATGCCTTCAAGTATAAAAGCACGACCGTTATTAACAGATAGCCTTATTTCTCAAGGGATACAAGTAACGAAAATTGATTTATATGATATTCAAGTTGTACAGACGTCTGTCAACTGCGCTGTTCAAGCTATGAATGAAAATCAAATTGATGCTATAACTTTTGCCAGTTCATCTGCAGCGCATGCTTTTTTTAAAACAGCTCCACCAAAACGCACACATTTTTACTATGCCATTGGAGAACAAACGGCTAGGACGATTCAGCAATATGGTCATACTTGTATTAAAGCGGATCAACAGACTTTAGAAAGTCTAATTACTAAAATAATTGAAGAGAGGTCAAAAACATGA
- the hemB gene encoding porphobilinogen synthase has product MNFDRHRRLRVSSTMRSIVRETHLRKEDLIYPIFVVEKDDVKKEITSLPNVYQISLNLLHEEIKEAYDLGIRAFIFFGIPNKKDACGTGAFIDDGVIQKATRIAKKQYNDILVIADTCLCEYTDHGHCGLIDDHTHDVDNDKTLPLLVKTAISQVKAGADIIAPSNMMDGFVAEIRKGLDEAGYQHIPIMSYGIKYASSFFGPFRDAAESTPSFGDRKTYQMDPANRLEALRELESDLKEGADMMIVKPALSYLDIIRDVRNNTNIPVVAYNVSGEYSMTKAAALNGWIDEEKVVMEQMISMKRAGADLIITYFAKDLCYYIDKQ; this is encoded by the coding sequence ATGAATTTTGATAGACATAGAAGATTACGCGTTTCATCAACAATGCGCTCTATAGTACGCGAAACACATTTACGTAAAGAAGATTTAATTTATCCTATCTTTGTCGTTGAAAAAGACGATGTAAAAAAAGAAATCACTTCTCTTCCCAATGTATACCAGATTAGTTTAAATCTATTGCATGAAGAAATTAAAGAAGCATATGACTTAGGTATTCGCGCATTTATATTTTTTGGCATACCGAATAAAAAAGATGCTTGTGGAACAGGGGCATTCATTGATGATGGTGTGATTCAAAAAGCAACACGTATTGCCAAAAAACAATATAATGATATTTTAGTGATTGCCGATACATGTTTATGTGAATATACAGATCATGGCCACTGTGGGTTAATTGATGACCATACACATGATGTAGATAATGATAAAACATTACCACTGCTAGTTAAGACTGCTATTTCTCAAGTGAAAGCAGGCGCAGATATTATCGCTCCAAGTAACATGATGGATGGGTTTGTTGCGGAAATTCGTAAAGGTTTAGATGAAGCGGGATATCAACATATTCCGATTATGAGTTATGGCATTAAATATGCTTCAAGTTTCTTTGGGCCATTTCGTGATGCAGCAGAATCTACACCGTCATTTGGTGATAGAAAAACGTATCAAATGGATCCAGCGAATCGCTTAGAGGCACTTCGCGAATTAGAAAGCGATCTTAAAGAAGGTGCGGATATGATGATTGTGAAACCTGCATTAAGTTATTTAGATATAATTCGAGATGTCCGAAATAATACGAACATTCCAGTAGTTGCATATAATGTGAGTGGTGAATACAGCATGACGAAAGCAGCTGCACTTAACGGTTGGATTGATGAAGAGAAAGTCGTAATGGAGCAAATGATTTCTATGAAGCGTGCAGGTGCGGATTTAATTATCACATATTTTGCGAAGGATTTATGTTATTACATTGATAAACAATAG
- the hemL gene encoding glutamate-1-semialdehyde 2,1-aminomutase, with translation MRYEKSTQAFEIAEKLMPGGVNSPVRAFKAVDTPPLFMERGEGSKIYDIDGNEYIDYVLSWGPLILGHKNTKVIDAIHSVVDRGTSFGASTLEENKLAQLVIDRVPSIEKVRMVSSGTEATLDTLRLARGYTGKNKILKFEGNYHGHSDSLLIKAGSGVATLGLPDSPGVPEGTAKNTITVPYNDLEAVKYAFDQFGDDIAAIIVEPVAGNMGVVPPVEGFLQGLRKITHENDALLIFDEVMTGFRVGYHCAQGYFNVIPDLTCLGKVIGGGLPVGAFGGKKEIMNHIAPSGDIYQAGTLSGNPLAMTSGYMTLSQLTPESYTYFNELGDLLEEGLKTTFAKYNVPIVVNRAGSMIGFFLNEGPVTNFKQANESNLKLFSVMYRELAKEGIFLPPSQFEGMFLSTSHTKADIHKTIEAFDTALSRIIK, from the coding sequence ATGCGTTATGAAAAATCAACTCAAGCATTTGAAATTGCTGAAAAATTAATGCCTGGTGGTGTGAATAGTCCAGTGCGTGCTTTTAAAGCGGTGGACACACCTCCTTTATTTATGGAACGTGGTGAGGGAAGTAAAATATACGATATCGATGGTAATGAATATATCGATTACGTTTTAAGTTGGGGCCCTCTCATTTTGGGGCATAAGAACACTAAAGTTATTGATGCAATTCACAGTGTGGTTGACCGTGGTACGAGTTTTGGTGCTTCGACGTTAGAAGAAAATAAATTAGCACAACTTGTTATAGACCGTGTGCCTTCAATTGAAAAAGTTAGAATGGTCTCTTCAGGAACTGAGGCTACACTCGACACACTAAGACTTGCGCGTGGATATACTGGTAAAAATAAAATCCTCAAATTTGAAGGGAATTATCATGGACATAGTGATTCTTTACTTATTAAAGCAGGCTCAGGCGTTGCGACACTTGGATTACCAGACTCACCTGGTGTTCCTGAAGGTACAGCAAAAAATACGATAACTGTGCCGTATAATGATCTTGAAGCTGTGAAATATGCATTTGACCAATTCGGAGATGATATTGCAGCGATTATTGTCGAACCTGTCGCAGGAAATATGGGTGTTGTACCACCAGTTGAAGGGTTTCTACAAGGATTAAGAAAGATTACGCATGAAAATGACGCGCTACTAATCTTTGATGAAGTCATGACTGGATTTAGAGTGGGTTACCACTGTGCACAAGGCTATTTCAATGTAATTCCAGATTTAACATGCTTAGGTAAAGTGATAGGCGGAGGTCTTCCTGTAGGGGCATTTGGTGGTAAAAAAGAAATTATGAATCACATTGCGCCTAGTGGAGACATATATCAAGCAGGTACGTTATCAGGTAACCCATTAGCGATGACTAGTGGCTATATGACCCTGAGCCAGTTAACGCCTGAAAGTTACACATATTTCAATGAGTTAGGTGACTTATTAGAGGAAGGTCTTAAAACAACTTTTGCAAAATATAATGTGCCGATTGTCGTTAATCGAGCGGGATCTATGATTGGCTTCTTTTTAAATGAAGGTCCAGTGACTAACTTTAAACAAGCTAATGAAAGTAATTTAAAGTTATTTAGTGTTATGTATCGCGAGTTAGCAAAAGAAGGTATCTTTTTACCTCCTTCTCAATTTGAAGGTATGTTTTTATCTACTTCGCATACTAAAGCTGACATTCATAAGACAATAGAAGCCTTTGATACTGCTTTAAGTAGAATTATTAAGTAA
- a CDS encoding AbrB family transcriptional regulator, giving the protein MKSTYLRHNFILFALAIVCSFLLYFLNIMLPWMFGPIIASIISVRLLKLNVKWPWILSELGLIILGVQIGSAFTSKVINDIKYDWFSIILVTFLLLFLALVVSIGFKKIAKVNTETALLSVIPGALSQMLVMADENKKADILVVSLTQTSRIIFVVILVPLISFFFKHEPSRASEHNERLTEVLNIEDLLILIAGIAIVYFLMKWIKFPTKMLLAPIVVLIIWNISTGRAFTVDYPIIAMAQMMYMIRIGIQISHLIDRLKGRVAVAVAYQNICLILGAFLMVLAIKSFNSASINELFLSAAPGGMSQIVLIALETGGDVAMISSYHIFRIFFILFIIAPLIHYYLEYRLKDKTENQN; this is encoded by the coding sequence ATGAAAAGCACATATTTAAGGCATAATTTTATCTTGTTTGCGCTTGCAATCGTATGTAGTTTTCTCTTATATTTTCTTAATATCATGCTACCATGGATGTTTGGTCCTATCATTGCAAGCATTATTTCAGTTCGACTTCTAAAACTTAATGTAAAATGGCCGTGGATTTTAAGTGAACTAGGCTTAATTATATTAGGCGTTCAAATCGGCAGTGCGTTTACTTCTAAAGTCATCAATGATATTAAATATGATTGGTTTTCAATTATTTTAGTGACGTTTCTCCTTTTATTTTTAGCTTTGGTTGTTTCAATTGGTTTCAAAAAAATTGCGAAAGTAAATACGGAAACAGCGTTGCTTAGTGTTATACCCGGCGCTTTAAGTCAAATGCTTGTCATGGCTGATGAGAATAAAAAGGCAGATATTTTAGTGGTGAGTTTGACACAAACATCACGCATTATTTTTGTTGTGATTTTAGTACCTCTTATCTCTTTCTTTTTTAAACATGAGCCGTCAAGGGCAAGTGAACACAATGAACGCCTTACTGAAGTACTCAACATAGAGGATTTGCTCATTCTTATTGCGGGCATTGCAATTGTGTATTTTTTAATGAAATGGATAAAATTCCCGACTAAAATGTTATTGGCACCAATCGTTGTGTTAATCATTTGGAATATATCTACTGGTCGAGCGTTTACTGTAGATTATCCAATCATTGCAATGGCGCAAATGATGTATATGATACGTATTGGCATACAAATTTCGCATTTGATTGATCGCTTAAAAGGAAGAGTGGCCGTCGCAGTTGCCTATCAAAATATATGTTTGATTTTAGGTGCATTTTTGATGGTTTTAGCAATAAAATCATTTAATAGCGCATCCATTAATGAACTGTTTTTAAGTGCAGCACCAGGGGGTATGAGCCAGATCGTGTTAATTGCCTTAGAAACAGGTGGTGACGTCGCAATGATATCGAGTTATCATATCTTTAGAATATTTTTTATTCTATTCATAATTGCGCCACTCATTCATTATTATTTGGAATATCGGTTGAAAGATAAGACAGAAAATCAAAATTAA
- a CDS encoding DNA-3-methyladenine glycosylase I, with the protein MNRCAFGTKDPDYIAYHNRVWGKPMYDSQALFELLALESQHAGLSWLTILKKKEAYQQAFYQFDPYKIAKMTESDVDALMTFPNIIHHRKKLEAIIAQAKEFIQIEQQYGSFSDFIWSYVNHTPIDFKYQNPDERITVNATARKLTHDLKQFGFKFIGPVTIFSFMEACGMYNSHLIDCPYRT; encoded by the coding sequence ATGAATCGATGCGCATTCGGTACCAAAGACCCTGACTATATCGCATACCATAATCGAGTTTGGGGCAAACCTATGTATGATAGTCAAGCATTATTTGAACTTTTAGCATTAGAATCGCAACATGCCGGCCTCTCTTGGCTTACCATTTTAAAGAAAAAAGAAGCATATCAACAAGCATTTTATCAATTTGATCCTTACAAAATAGCAAAAATGACCGAAAGTGATGTCGATGCGCTCATGACCTTTCCTAATATCATTCATCATAGAAAAAAATTGGAAGCCATCATCGCGCAAGCAAAAGAATTTATCCAAATTGAACAACAATATGGGTCTTTCAGTGATTTTATATGGTCTTATGTTAATCATACACCTATTGATTTCAAGTATCAGAATCCAGATGAACGGATAACTGTAAATGCAACCGCTAGAAAACTCACACATGATTTAAAACAATTTGGCTTTAAGTTTATCGGTCCTGTCACCATATTTTCTTTTATGGAGGCTTGTGGCATGTATAATAGCCACCTCATTGATTGCCCTTATAGAACATAA